In one Bordetella pertussis 18323 genomic region, the following are encoded:
- a CDS encoding superoxide dismutase family protein → MKSLIALALAAMSGVAAAQSVEMSLLSPKGDDQKIGQIKYEQTDYGVLFTPDLHGLAPGVHGFHLHDKPSCAMTKVDGKDMVGGGAGGHWDPDKTGAHKGPYDKTGHKGDLPAVYVTLDYTVSWPHDLREAAGAPWTITTRGSKEQTTC, encoded by the coding sequence ATGAAGTCCCTGATAGCCTTGGCCTTGGCGGCCATGTCCGGCGTGGCCGCCGCCCAGTCCGTCGAAATGTCCCTCCTGAGTCCCAAGGGCGACGACCAGAAGATCGGCCAGATCAAGTACGAACAGACCGACTACGGGGTATTGTTCACCCCCGACCTGCACGGCCTGGCGCCCGGCGTGCACGGCTTTCACCTGCATGACAAACCCTCCTGCGCGATGACCAAGGTCGACGGCAAGGACATGGTCGGCGGTGGCGCGGGCGGACACTGGGATCCGGACAAGACCGGGGCCCACAAGGGGCCGTACGACAAGACCGGCCACAAGGGCGACCTGCCGGCCGTGTACGTCACGTTAGACTACACGGTTTCATGGCCGCACGACCTGCGGGAGGCCGCGGGGGCGCCATGGACGATAACTACCCGAGGGTCTAAGGAGCAGACAACATGCTGA
- a CDS encoding malonyl-CoA decarboxylase domain-containing protein — MSALDPQASARVARTPDAEPEAVDASAAGESAGLIARLGRLFERDRLPPPADLAQLFEARLTDVRANKLAQAWRLAYEQADGKRRRAMLGGLAQVGAGMQGDGAQGTRLFKRFNALPDGLRFLVALRADMLRWRKQVAGLQALDKELEALLSAWFDVGLLELRPLTWDSPASLLEKLILYEAVHEIRSWDDLRHRVAGDRRCYAYFHPQMPDVPLIFVEVAFSAQMADNVQALLDTSAPPQDLDKARWAIFYSISNTQPGLRGISFGNFLLKRVIDRLLQELPKLKFFATLSPIPGFVDWLSRLDAQEVEQAVRDKARTRSGAPDGARWVARLARAATGKPSEVVQRAGLRLAARYLQAMRAGQPLDPVARFHLGNGARIERLNWAADTSAKGLAQSCGMMVNYLYELGELDGNLARLNEGKPQVSRGIARLG; from the coding sequence ATGTCCGCACTCGATCCCCAGGCATCCGCACGCGTCGCACGCACGCCTGACGCCGAACCGGAGGCGGTCGACGCATCGGCCGCCGGCGAAAGCGCCGGCCTGATCGCCCGGCTGGGCCGGCTGTTCGAGCGAGACAGGCTGCCGCCGCCGGCCGACCTGGCGCAATTGTTCGAGGCGCGCCTGACCGATGTGCGCGCCAACAAGCTGGCGCAGGCCTGGCGCCTGGCCTACGAGCAGGCCGACGGCAAGCGGCGCCGCGCCATGCTGGGCGGGCTGGCGCAGGTCGGCGCCGGCATGCAGGGCGACGGCGCGCAGGGCACGCGCCTGTTCAAGCGGTTCAATGCCTTGCCCGACGGACTGCGTTTCCTGGTGGCGCTGCGCGCCGACATGCTGCGCTGGCGCAAGCAGGTCGCCGGACTGCAGGCCCTGGACAAGGAGCTGGAGGCGCTGCTGTCGGCCTGGTTCGACGTGGGCCTGCTGGAGCTGCGCCCGCTGACCTGGGACTCGCCTGCCTCGCTGCTCGAGAAGCTGATCCTCTACGAAGCCGTGCACGAAATCCGCTCGTGGGACGACCTGCGCCACCGGGTGGCGGGCGACCGGCGCTGCTATGCGTATTTCCATCCGCAGATGCCGGATGTGCCGCTGATCTTCGTGGAGGTGGCGTTTTCGGCCCAGATGGCCGACAACGTCCAGGCGCTGCTCGACACCAGCGCGCCGCCGCAGGACCTGGACAAGGCGCGCTGGGCGATCTTCTATTCCATCTCGAATACGCAGCCCGGCCTGCGCGGGATCAGCTTCGGCAACTTCCTGCTCAAGCGCGTGATCGACCGCCTGCTGCAGGAACTGCCCAAGCTGAAATTCTTCGCCACGCTGTCGCCCATCCCCGGTTTCGTCGACTGGCTGTCGCGGCTGGACGCGCAGGAGGTCGAGCAGGCGGTGCGCGACAAGGCGCGCACGCGCAGCGGCGCGCCGGACGGCGCGCGCTGGGTGGCGCGGCTGGCGCGCGCGGCCACGGGCAAACCGTCGGAAGTGGTGCAGCGCGCGGGCCTGCGCCTGGCCGCGCGCTACCTGCAGGCGATGCGGGCCGGCCAGCCGCTCGATCCGGTGGCCCGTTTCCATCTGGGCAACGGCGCGCGCATCGAGCGCCTGAACTGGGCCGCCGACACCTCGGCCAAGGGGCTGGCGCAGTCCTGCGGCATGATGGTGAACTACCTCTACGAACTGGGCGAGCTGGACGGCAACCTGGCCCGCCTGAACGAAGGCAAGCCGCAAGTCAGCCGCGGCATCGCGCGCCTGGGATGA
- a CDS encoding ABC transporter permease, whose protein sequence is MSLFSLLGALEIGLIFSLVALGVLISFRLLRFPDLTVDGSFPLGGAVAATLIAAGYDPFTSTSVATLAGAAAGLVTGWLNVRLRIMDLLASILMMIALYSVNLRIMGKPNVPLITEPTVFTLLQPQWLSDYVARPLILLVVVIIVKLALDWFLATQAGLAMRSTGSNGRMARAQGVNTGAMILAGMALSNALVALAGALFAQTQGGADISMGIGTIVIGLAAVIVGESILPSRRLVMATLAVILGAIVYRFFIALALNSDFIGLKAQDLNLVTAVLVTITLVIPMLKRRLVGRKGA, encoded by the coding sequence ATGTCATTGTTCTCTTTGCTCGGGGCGTTGGAAATCGGCCTGATCTTCAGCCTGGTCGCGCTGGGGGTGCTGATTTCCTTCCGCCTGTTGCGCTTTCCCGACCTCACGGTCGACGGCAGCTTCCCGCTGGGCGGCGCGGTGGCCGCGACCCTGATCGCCGCGGGCTACGACCCCTTCACCTCCACCAGCGTCGCCACCCTCGCCGGCGCCGCCGCCGGGCTGGTCACCGGCTGGCTCAACGTGCGGCTGCGCATCATGGACCTGCTGGCCAGCATCCTGATGATGATCGCGCTGTACTCGGTCAACCTGCGCATCATGGGCAAGCCCAACGTGCCCCTGATCACCGAACCCACCGTCTTCACCCTGCTGCAGCCGCAGTGGCTGAGCGATTACGTGGCGCGGCCGCTGATCCTCCTGGTGGTGGTCATCATCGTCAAGCTGGCGCTGGACTGGTTCCTCGCCACCCAGGCCGGCCTGGCCATGCGCTCGACCGGCTCCAACGGCCGCATGGCGCGCGCCCAGGGCGTCAATACCGGCGCCATGATCCTGGCCGGCATGGCGCTGTCGAACGCGCTGGTGGCGCTGGCGGGCGCGCTGTTCGCGCAGACCCAGGGCGGCGCCGACATCTCGATGGGCATCGGCACCATCGTCATCGGGCTGGCCGCGGTCATTGTGGGCGAGAGCATCCTGCCGTCGCGCCGCCTGGTGATGGCGACCCTGGCGGTCATCCTCGGCGCCATCGTGTACCGCTTCTTCATCGCGCTGGCCCTGAACAGCGATTTCATCGGACTCAAGGCACAGGACCTGAACCTGGTGACGGCCGTGCTGGTCACGATCACCCTGGTGATTCCGATGCTCAAGCGCCGCCTGGTCGGCAGGAAGGGGGCCTGA
- a CDS encoding tautomerase family protein, with amino-acid sequence MPLLNVQIMQGHQPAQKSALLAAACQAVVDSIGAPLASVRVVLEEVPAAHVIVAGELGRQMALVTVDMIAGRTDEQKEALIGALNRAVCDSIGIDGTDVRVMIHDVSKANMGVANGISARAAGR; translated from the coding sequence ATGCCTCTCTTGAATGTACAGATCATGCAAGGCCACCAGCCGGCGCAGAAGTCGGCGCTGCTCGCGGCCGCCTGCCAGGCTGTGGTCGACAGTATCGGCGCGCCGCTGGCCAGCGTGCGCGTGGTGCTGGAGGAAGTCCCTGCCGCCCATGTCATCGTGGCGGGCGAGCTGGGCCGGCAAATGGCGCTGGTGACGGTGGACATGATCGCCGGCCGCACCGACGAGCAGAAAGAGGCGCTGATCGGCGCGCTGAACCGCGCCGTGTGCGACAGCATAGGCATCGACGGCACGGATGTGCGCGTGATGATCCACGACGTTTCCAAGGCCAACATGGGCGTGGCCAATGGCATCAGCGCCCGGGCGGCGGGCCGCTGA
- the bktB gene encoding beta-ketothiolase BktB translates to MNEVVVVAAARTAIGDFGGGLKDVAPCDLGATVIREALARAGVAGPEVGHVAVGHVINTEPRDMYLSRVAAINAGIGKETPAFNVNRLCGSGLQAIVSAAQTIMLGDTEIAVGAGAESMSRAPYIAPAQRWGARMGDSAMVDMMTGALSDPFGRMHMGVTAENVAARYSISRADQDALAVESHRRAAAAIDAGRFRDQIVPVTLKTRKGETVFDTDEHVRRDITIEGMAALRPVFQKENGTVTAGNASGLNDGAGAVVLMSAAAAAQRGIAPMARLVAYAHAGVDPEIMGIGPVPATQAALKRAGLTVDQLDVIEANEAFAAQACAVTRQLELDPAKVNPNGSGISLGHPIGATGAIITVKALYELQRVGGRYALVTMCIGGGQGIAAIFERV, encoded by the coding sequence ATGAACGAAGTCGTAGTCGTAGCCGCTGCCCGTACCGCCATTGGCGATTTCGGCGGCGGCCTGAAAGACGTGGCGCCCTGCGACCTGGGCGCCACGGTCATCCGGGAAGCGCTGGCGCGCGCCGGCGTGGCCGGCCCCGAGGTCGGCCACGTCGCCGTCGGCCATGTCATCAACACCGAGCCGCGCGACATGTACCTGTCCCGCGTGGCCGCGATCAACGCCGGTATCGGCAAGGAAACCCCGGCGTTCAACGTCAACCGCCTGTGCGGGTCGGGGCTGCAGGCGATCGTGTCGGCCGCCCAGACCATCATGCTGGGCGATACCGAGATCGCCGTGGGCGCGGGCGCCGAAAGCATGAGCCGCGCGCCGTATATCGCCCCGGCGCAGCGCTGGGGCGCGCGCATGGGCGACAGCGCCATGGTCGACATGATGACCGGCGCGCTGTCCGATCCGTTTGGCCGCATGCACATGGGCGTGACGGCCGAGAACGTGGCGGCGCGCTATTCCATCAGCCGCGCCGACCAGGACGCGCTGGCGGTCGAGTCGCATCGCCGCGCCGCGGCCGCCATCGACGCGGGCCGCTTTCGCGACCAGATCGTCCCGGTGACGTTGAAGACGCGCAAGGGCGAGACAGTGTTCGACACCGACGAGCACGTGCGCCGCGACATCACCATCGAAGGCATGGCGGCCCTGCGGCCGGTGTTCCAGAAGGAAAACGGCACGGTCACGGCGGGCAACGCGTCGGGCCTGAACGACGGCGCGGGGGCGGTGGTGCTGATGAGCGCGGCCGCGGCGGCGCAGCGCGGCATCGCGCCGATGGCGCGCCTGGTGGCCTATGCGCATGCCGGCGTGGACCCCGAGATCATGGGCATCGGCCCGGTGCCGGCCACGCAGGCCGCGCTCAAGCGCGCTGGCCTGACCGTCGACCAGCTCGACGTGATCGAGGCCAACGAGGCGTTCGCCGCGCAGGCCTGCGCGGTGACGCGCCAGCTGGAGCTGGATCCCGCCAAGGTCAATCCGAACGGCAGCGGCATCAGCCTGGGCCATCCCATCGGCGCGACCGGGGCCATCATCACGGTCAAGGCCTTGTACGAGTTGCAGCGCGTGGGCGGCCGCTACGCGCTGGTGACGATGTGCATCGGCGGCGGGCAGGGCATCGCCGCCATTTTCGAGCGCGTCTGA
- a CDS encoding ABC transporter substrate-binding protein — protein MLIGKKHFLTVGALALAMAIHAAPVMAQQKSVAITTIVEHPALDSVRDGVQDALKQAGYESGKNLKWQYQSAQGNTGTAAQIARKFVGDRPDVIVAIATPSAQAVVAATKDVPVVYSAVTDPVAAQLVPSMEASNTNVTGVSDLLALDKQIELIKKVVPNAKRVGMVYNPGEANSVVVVKQMQDLLPKAGMTLVEAAAPRTVDVASAARSLIGKVDVIYTNTDNNVVSAYESLVKVGNDAKIPLVASDTDSVKRGAIAALGINYRDLGVQTGKMVVRILKGEKPGAMPSETSSKLELYVNPGAAAKQGVTLSDALVKSAAQVIK, from the coding sequence ATGCTGATCGGAAAAAAACATTTTCTGACGGTAGGCGCGCTGGCGCTGGCGATGGCTATCCACGCCGCACCGGTCATGGCGCAGCAGAAATCGGTGGCGATCACGACCATCGTCGAACACCCCGCGCTCGATTCCGTGCGCGACGGCGTACAGGACGCCCTGAAGCAGGCGGGTTACGAATCGGGCAAGAATCTGAAGTGGCAATACCAGAGCGCCCAGGGCAACACCGGCACGGCCGCGCAGATTGCGCGCAAGTTCGTCGGCGACCGCCCTGACGTGATCGTGGCGATCGCCACGCCGTCGGCCCAGGCCGTGGTGGCGGCCACCAAGGACGTGCCGGTGGTGTATTCGGCCGTGACCGACCCGGTGGCCGCGCAGTTGGTGCCCTCGATGGAGGCCTCCAACACCAACGTCACGGGCGTGTCCGACCTGTTGGCGCTGGACAAGCAGATCGAGCTGATCAAGAAGGTGGTGCCCAATGCCAAGCGCGTGGGCATGGTCTACAACCCGGGCGAAGCCAACTCGGTCGTGGTCGTCAAGCAGATGCAGGACCTGCTGCCCAAGGCCGGCATGACGCTGGTCGAGGCGGCCGCGCCGCGCACGGTGGACGTGGCCTCGGCCGCGCGCAGCCTGATCGGCAAGGTCGACGTCATCTATACCAACACCGACAACAACGTCGTTTCGGCGTACGAGTCGCTGGTCAAGGTGGGCAACGACGCCAAGATCCCGCTGGTGGCTTCGGACACCGACAGCGTCAAGCGCGGCGCGATCGCCGCGCTGGGCATCAACTACCGCGACCTGGGCGTGCAGACGGGCAAGATGGTGGTGCGCATCCTCAAGGGCGAAAAGCCCGGCGCCATGCCCTCCGAGACCAGCTCCAAGCTGGAGCTCTACGTGAATCCGGGCGCCGCCGCCAAGCAGGGCGTGACGCTGTCCGACGCGCTGGTCAAGTCCGCGGCGCAAGTCATCAAGTAA
- a CDS encoding spermidine synthase has product MPIRYTPSELDQPSLSEADGIRYLHFGTEWVQGAMLIRDPARLVLEYTAQMMAWLLFLEPPREQSIGLLGLGAGSLARFCLKHTRSPVTVVEWNPQVTAVCQMFFRLPTPQRLDVHHDDAGAWVADPARAGDCPVLMVDLYDAQARGPVRDSVKFYRDCRRVLGEVGVLSVNLFGRHESYGRNIDNLSKAFDDRLVLLPEIDAGNQIVLAFSGPPLAITPAELLARAETVEAQYGLPARRWARALTRHAVDGVLHF; this is encoded by the coding sequence ATGCCTATTCGCTACACCCCCTCAGAACTCGACCAACCTTCGCTGTCCGAAGCCGACGGCATCCGTTATCTGCATTTCGGCACCGAGTGGGTGCAGGGCGCGATGCTGATCCGCGACCCGGCCCGGCTGGTGCTCGAGTACACCGCCCAGATGATGGCCTGGCTGCTTTTTCTCGAGCCGCCGCGCGAACAATCCATCGGCCTGCTCGGCCTGGGCGCGGGGTCGCTGGCGCGGTTCTGCCTCAAGCACACGCGCAGCCCGGTGACGGTGGTCGAATGGAACCCCCAGGTCACCGCGGTCTGCCAGATGTTTTTCCGCCTGCCCACGCCGCAGCGCCTGGACGTGCATCATGACGATGCCGGCGCCTGGGTGGCCGACCCTGCGCGCGCCGGCGATTGCCCGGTGCTCATGGTCGATCTCTACGACGCGCAGGCGCGCGGCCCGGTGCGCGATTCGGTCAAGTTCTACCGCGATTGCCGCCGTGTGCTGGGCGAGGTGGGCGTGCTGTCGGTCAACCTGTTCGGCCGCCACGAGAGCTACGGGCGCAACATCGACAACCTGAGCAAGGCTTTCGACGACCGCCTGGTGCTGCTGCCCGAGATCGACGCGGGCAACCAGATCGTGCTGGCGTTTTCCGGCCCGCCGCTGGCCATCACCCCGGCCGAACTGCTGGCGCGCGCCGAAACCGTCGAGGCGCAGTACGGGTTGCCGGCGCGTCGCTGGGCGCGGGCATTGACCCGCCACGCGGTCGACGGCGTGCTGCACTTCTGA
- a CDS encoding malonate--CoA ligase — protein MSNANLYAVLEGGFPADRDRVALETPTLRYTWNDIDRASACLANLLASLKLPAGARVAVQVEKSPEALLLYLATLRAGLVYLPLNTAYREAEIEYFLGNAEPAVVVCTSANAGWVRRAAAKAGSAHVYTLDEDRTGTLLQAAAAMPQRFRTVARKADDLAAILYTSGTTGRSKGAMLSHGNLASNARVLHQYWGWREDDVLLHMLPIFHVHGLFVASHGALLAGARMIWLPRLDVDQALRYLPQSTVMMGVPTYYVRLLADARFDRAACANMRLFISGSAPLLTETFADFQARTGQTILERYGMSETVMLTSNPCRPADGERLGGTVGKALSGVQVRVVDDAGQAVAAGEIGNVQVRGPNVFSGYWRMPEKTREEFTADGWFKTGDVGRWGGESGGRAVPADYLSIVGRSKDLIISGGYNVYPKEIETVIDEMQGVLESAVIGVPHPDFGEAVVAVVVPRAGAAIDVAAMQADLKSRIANFKVPKRIHVVDQLPRNTMGKVQKNVLRDTYAAS, from the coding sequence GTGAGCAACGCCAACCTATATGCTGTGCTGGAGGGGGGCTTCCCCGCCGATCGCGACCGCGTGGCGCTGGAGACCCCGACGCTGCGCTATACCTGGAACGACATCGACCGCGCCAGCGCCTGCCTGGCCAATCTGCTGGCCTCGCTGAAGCTGCCGGCCGGCGCGCGGGTGGCGGTGCAGGTCGAGAAGTCGCCCGAGGCGCTGCTGCTGTACCTGGCCACGCTGCGCGCGGGACTGGTCTACCTGCCGCTGAACACGGCCTACCGCGAAGCCGAGATCGAATACTTCCTGGGCAACGCCGAGCCGGCCGTGGTCGTGTGCACCAGCGCCAATGCCGGCTGGGTGCGCCGCGCCGCCGCCAAGGCGGGCAGCGCGCACGTCTACACCCTGGACGAAGACCGTACCGGCACGCTGCTGCAGGCCGCCGCCGCGATGCCGCAGCGCTTCAGGACGGTGGCGCGCAAGGCCGACGACCTGGCCGCCATCCTGTACACGTCCGGCACCACCGGCCGCAGCAAGGGCGCCATGCTGTCGCACGGCAACCTGGCCTCCAATGCCCGCGTGCTGCACCAATACTGGGGCTGGCGCGAGGACGACGTGCTGTTGCACATGCTGCCCATTTTCCACGTGCATGGCCTGTTCGTCGCTTCGCACGGGGCGCTGCTGGCCGGCGCGCGCATGATCTGGCTGCCCAGGCTGGACGTGGACCAGGCGCTGCGCTATCTGCCGCAGAGCACGGTCATGATGGGCGTGCCTACCTATTACGTGCGGCTGCTGGCCGATGCGCGCTTCGACCGCGCGGCCTGCGCCAACATGCGGCTGTTCATTTCCGGCTCGGCGCCGCTGCTGACCGAGACGTTCGCCGATTTCCAGGCCCGCACCGGCCAGACCATCCTGGAGCGCTACGGCATGAGCGAAACCGTCATGCTGACCTCCAATCCCTGCCGGCCCGCGGACGGCGAACGCCTGGGCGGCACGGTGGGCAAGGCGCTGTCGGGCGTGCAGGTGCGGGTGGTGGATGACGCGGGCCAGGCTGTGGCGGCCGGCGAGATCGGCAACGTGCAGGTGCGCGGGCCGAACGTCTTCTCCGGCTACTGGCGCATGCCCGAGAAGACGCGCGAGGAATTCACCGCCGATGGCTGGTTCAAGACCGGCGACGTGGGCCGCTGGGGCGGCGAGTCGGGCGGGCGCGCGGTGCCGGCCGATTACCTGTCGATCGTCGGGCGCAGCAAGGACCTGATCATCTCGGGCGGCTACAACGTCTACCCCAAGGAGATCGAGACGGTCATCGACGAGATGCAGGGCGTGCTGGAGTCGGCCGTCATCGGCGTGCCGCACCCCGATTTCGGCGAGGCCGTGGTGGCGGTGGTGGTGCCGCGCGCCGGCGCGGCGATCGATGTCGCCGCCATGCAGGCCGACCTGAAGTCGCGCATCGCCAATTTCAAGGTGCCCAAGCGGATCCACGTCGTGGACCAGTTGCCGCGCAACACCATGGGCAAGGTGCAGAAGAACGTTCTGCGCGATACCTACGCCGCGTCCTGA
- a CDS encoding quaternary amine ABC transporter ATP-binding protein, with protein MSKIEVKNIYKIFGPHPGKWLQAARDGISKEDLLAKSGHTLGLRDISLSIEEGSIYVIMGLSGSGKSTLIRHFNRLIEPSAGHILVDGVDVVSLNKRDLETFRQKKMSMVFQRFGLFPHRTVLDNAGYGLAVQGVARAEREQRARHWLDQVGLSGFENQYPHQLSGGMQQRVGLARALATDAEILLMDEAFSALDPLIRREMQDHLLQLQAKLNKTIVFITHDLDEALRLGNRIAILKDGELVQEGTPEDILLNPATEYVQSFLQDVNRTKVLNAAHAVNPPRLTLTMRSRPAHALDRMQALSYEYAPVLDGKRLAGVLMAAAAQQAVDEGARDVSRFVEDLASVPATAGLDQVLAQLVHSDQPVAVTGEGDEFIGMLSRKKVVELVTPVLAESDSADGQGDAADAASDGAGQAHERDAA; from the coding sequence ATGAGCAAAATCGAAGTCAAGAATATCTACAAGATCTTCGGCCCGCATCCCGGCAAGTGGCTGCAGGCCGCCCGCGACGGCATCAGCAAGGAAGACCTGCTGGCCAAAAGCGGCCACACGCTGGGCCTGCGCGACATCAGCCTGTCCATCGAGGAAGGCAGCATCTACGTGATCATGGGGCTGTCGGGGTCGGGCAAGTCGACGCTCATCCGCCACTTCAACCGCCTGATCGAGCCCAGCGCCGGCCATATCCTGGTCGATGGCGTGGATGTGGTCAGCCTGAACAAGCGCGACCTGGAGACGTTCCGCCAGAAGAAGATGAGCATGGTCTTCCAGCGCTTTGGCCTGTTCCCCCACCGCACGGTGCTGGACAACGCCGGCTACGGGCTGGCGGTGCAGGGCGTGGCGCGCGCAGAGCGCGAACAGCGGGCCCGCCATTGGCTCGACCAGGTAGGCCTGTCCGGCTTCGAGAACCAGTATCCCCACCAGTTGTCGGGCGGGATGCAGCAGCGCGTGGGGTTGGCGCGGGCGCTGGCCACCGACGCCGAGATCCTGTTGATGGACGAAGCCTTCTCGGCCCTGGACCCGCTGATCCGCCGCGAGATGCAGGACCACCTGCTGCAGCTGCAGGCCAAGCTGAACAAGACCATCGTGTTCATCACGCACGACCTGGACGAGGCGCTGCGCCTGGGCAACCGCATTGCGATCCTGAAGGACGGCGAGCTGGTGCAGGAAGGCACGCCGGAAGACATCCTGCTCAATCCCGCCACCGAATACGTGCAGTCGTTCCTGCAGGACGTCAACCGCACCAAGGTGCTCAACGCGGCGCACGCGGTCAACCCGCCGCGCCTGACCTTGACGATGCGCTCGCGGCCGGCGCATGCGCTGGACCGCATGCAGGCGCTGAGCTACGAGTACGCTCCGGTGCTCGATGGCAAGCGCCTGGCGGGCGTGCTGATGGCCGCCGCCGCGCAGCAGGCGGTGGACGAGGGCGCGCGCGATGTGTCGCGCTTCGTCGAGGACCTGGCCTCGGTGCCGGCCACCGCCGGCCTGGACCAGGTGCTGGCGCAGCTGGTGCACAGCGACCAGCCGGTGGCGGTGACGGGCGAGGGCGACGAGTTCATCGGCATGCTGTCGCGCAAGAAGGTGGTCGAGCTGGTCACGCCGGTGCTGGCCGAGTCCGACTCGGCCGACGGGCAGGGCGATGCTGCGGACGCGGCCTCGGACGGCGCGGGGCAGGCGCACGAGCGCGACGCGGCCTGA
- a CDS encoding GntR family transcriptional regulator, which produces MTTPIVRQALYLEVADRLRTMIRTHALGAGAWVDEAGLTEQLGISRTPLREALKVLATEGLVRLEPGRGCFVNELTVRDLEQIFPLMAMLEGRCAFEAAQRAGEDDLRALEPLHRALQAHAQAGRIDAYYETNYRIHVAVQTLADNRWLSDMVDNLRKVLSLFRHKSLALPGRIRESCAEHMAIFAALKARDLEGAEALTRKHLLRQLAALQALAGQEPAGGAAAIDSPAVQAVQELNHVRTRSPGIRTRRTHA; this is translated from the coding sequence ATGACTACACCCATCGTCCGGCAGGCGTTGTACCTGGAAGTGGCGGATCGCTTGCGCACCATGATCCGCACCCATGCGCTGGGCGCCGGCGCATGGGTGGACGAGGCGGGGCTGACCGAGCAGCTGGGCATCTCCCGCACGCCGCTGCGCGAGGCCCTCAAGGTACTGGCTACCGAGGGCCTGGTACGCCTGGAGCCGGGCCGGGGCTGCTTCGTCAACGAGCTGACGGTGCGCGACCTGGAGCAGATCTTTCCGCTCATGGCCATGCTGGAGGGACGCTGCGCCTTCGAGGCGGCGCAGCGCGCCGGCGAAGACGACCTGCGCGCGCTCGAACCCTTGCACCGCGCCCTGCAGGCGCATGCGCAGGCCGGCCGCATCGACGCCTATTACGAGACCAACTACCGCATCCACGTCGCGGTGCAGACCCTGGCCGACAACCGCTGGCTGTCCGACATGGTCGACAACCTGCGCAAGGTGCTCAGCCTGTTTCGCCACAAGAGCCTGGCGCTGCCGGGGCGCATCCGCGAATCCTGCGCCGAGCACATGGCCATCTTCGCCGCGCTCAAGGCGCGCGACCTGGAAGGCGCCGAGGCCCTGACCCGCAAGCACCTGCTGCGCCAGTTGGCCGCCCTGCAGGCGCTGGCCGGGCAGGAGCCGGCCGGCGGGGCCGCCGCCATCGATTCACCCGCCGTTCAAGCCGTACAGGAGCTCAACCATGTCCGCACTCGATCCCCAGGCATCCGCACGCGTCGCACGCACGCCTGA
- a CDS encoding Bug family tripartite tricarboxylate transporter substrate binding protein, protein MKYSILGAALIAATALGAAAPAQAAWPERPVTIIVPFPAGGGTDTFARPLAQQLGMQLGQSVVIDNKGGAGGTVGAAVASKAKPDGYTFFMGGAHHALAPSLYKNLSYDIQKDFVPVALLAQPPQVVVINTAKLPVKSLQEFIEYARKRPGDINFGTAGKGSTHHLAGELFAMQTGIKLVDVPYQGAGPMLSALIGGQVDLAFDGLGSSAGHIRAGTIKPLAVAAPQRSPSFPDVPTAKEAGVPNYEVSTWYALWAPAGTPQEAVDKMTAAVTKALNDPKIRETWAGNGSAIPDLTGPQFGAFVDSEVTRWAKVVKDSGVTLD, encoded by the coding sequence ATGAAATACTCCATCCTGGGCGCCGCGCTCATCGCCGCGACGGCGCTGGGCGCCGCGGCGCCGGCTCAGGCCGCCTGGCCGGAGCGCCCCGTCACCATCATCGTGCCGTTTCCGGCCGGAGGCGGCACCGACACCTTCGCGCGCCCGCTGGCCCAGCAACTGGGCATGCAGCTGGGCCAGAGCGTGGTCATCGACAACAAGGGGGGCGCCGGCGGCACCGTGGGCGCCGCCGTGGCGTCCAAGGCCAAGCCCGACGGCTACACCTTCTTCATGGGGGGCGCCCACCATGCCCTGGCGCCATCGCTGTACAAGAACCTGAGCTACGACATCCAGAAGGATTTCGTGCCGGTGGCCCTGCTGGCGCAGCCGCCCCAGGTCGTGGTCATCAACACCGCCAAGTTGCCGGTCAAGTCGCTGCAGGAGTTCATCGAATACGCGCGCAAGCGGCCGGGCGACATCAACTTCGGCACCGCCGGCAAGGGCAGCACCCACCACCTGGCCGGCGAACTGTTCGCCATGCAGACCGGCATCAAGTTGGTCGACGTGCCGTACCAGGGCGCCGGGCCGATGCTCTCGGCCTTGATCGGCGGCCAGGTGGACCTGGCCTTCGACGGGCTGGGATCGTCGGCGGGGCATATCCGGGCCGGCACCATCAAGCCGCTGGCGGTGGCGGCGCCGCAGCGCTCGCCGTCCTTTCCCGACGTGCCCACCGCCAAGGAGGCGGGCGTGCCCAACTACGAGGTATCGACCTGGTACGCCCTGTGGGCGCCGGCCGGCACCCCGCAGGAGGCGGTCGACAAAATGACCGCTGCCGTGACCAAGGCCCTGAACGATCCCAAGATCAGGGAAACCTGGGCGGGCAACGGCTCGGCAATCCCCGACCTGACCGGCCCGCAGTTCGGCGCGTTCGTCGACAGCGAGGTGACGCGCTGGGCCAAGGTGGTCAAGGATTCGGGCGTCACGCTGGACTGA